The DNA segment CGAAATCCGGTGATGCCAGTGGTCCTCAATATGGATTTGGTCCCTGATGGTAAGCGAGAAAAGGTTTCAAATGTTTCTGAAGTGAAAGAGACTGATGTACTGAAGAGTTTACATTCGGAGAGGAATGTTGCAGTTGCACTAGATTATTTCAGATCTGTAGCTGTATCAAGAGGCTTTAGGCACACACGGCTCACATACCAAATTATGATTGAGAAACTAGGGAGGGAAAGTCAGATGGATGCTGTTCAATACCTCCTGCAACAAATGAAGCTGCAATGTCTACCCTGCTCCGAGGACATACTTGTCAGCGTCATAAGTTCATATGCTCGAATTGGATCTGCAGATCAAGCTTTAAAAACATTCTATCGCATTCAAGATCTCGGTTGCAGACCGACTGTGAGAATTTATAATCATCTTTTGGATTCATTGCTCAAAGATAACAGGTTTAGTATGATAAATCCTATTTACAGCAACATGAAGAAAGAGGGAATAGAGCCCAATGTGTTCACATACAACATTCTTCTCAAAGCTTTATGCCAAAATGATCGAGTAGATGTTGCATACAAACTTCTTATTGAGATGGCAAATAAGGGACATTCTCCAGATTCTGTGAGTTATACAACAATAGTTTCTTCCCTTTGCAAGTATGGGAAGTTAAATGAGGCTAAGGAGCTGGTTACTTGTTCAACCCCATGTGTACCTACTTATAATGCTCTCATAAATGGCATGTGCGAAGAACTTAGAATGAAAGAGGCACTATGTTTTGTAGATGATATGATAGCTAGAGGATTATTCCCTAATGTAATTACCTACACAACAATTCTTAATGCATTTTGTAAGGTTAGAGAAATGAGGTTGTCCCTCGCTATTTTGGCTCAAATGCTGGTTAAAGGATGTGCGCCTAATATCCTTACTTTCACATCTTTGATAAAAGGTTTTTTTGAAGAGCACAATATATCTGAAGCTCTCGATGTTTGGGATAGGATGATTCGGGACAGATGCATGCCCAATGTTGTTGCATACAATGTCCTTGTTCATGGTCTTTGCTCTACTGGTAATCTGAAAAGTGCTTTATCTGTCTTTGATGAGATGATTCAAAATGATTTTCCTCCTAATATTAGAACTTATGGTTCTCTTATTGATGGCTTCTCGAAGCAAGGAGACCTAGAAGGTGCAATGTCAACATGGAACAAGATGATGGACAGCGGTTGCAAGCCTAATGTCCTCGTGTATACTTACATGGTGGAGGCATTTTGCAAGAACTCCATGTTTGATCATGCAATAAATCTTATCCAGAACATGATGTTAGAGGATTGTCCTCCCAATACAGTGACATACAACACATTAATTAAGCATCTATGTGACAGTGGAAGAGTGGGTTGGGCCATGAGTATAATTGATGATATGAAAATACAAAGGTGTCAACCAAACACCAGAACCTACAATCAGTTGCTTGATGGCCTTTGCAGAGAAGGAAACTTCAAAGAAGCTTTTACACTTGTGAATGATATGTTAGTGAATGGGATTGAGCTAACTTTGGTTACCTATAACACCATAATACATGGCATCACTCAGGCAGGTATGATCGAGGAAGGTTTACTACTTACTGGAAAGATGATAGTTCAGGGTGTACAACCTGATTCACTCACTATTAATGGAATAATTCATGCTTTCTGTGAGGAAGGCAAAGTTACAAACGCTGCTCGACTATTAGGTCTAATGAATACAGAAAATTGTTATAGGGATGTCTTTTCATACACTAGACTGATTTCTGGTCTTTGCAATCAGCAGAATTTAGAAGAATCAATGGTATATCTTCTGAAGATGTTGAGTGAAGGAATTTTCCCAAATGTTGCTACATGGAACGTGCTAGTGCGCAGCATTTCCATGAATATGGATTACTCTAGTTCAATTCAATTAGTGAAGCATATCCTGAATTAAGGTGATGGTGATAGAGCATGGATGGTATATTCTTTGTTAACAATCATCAACAACGAGTTGGATTCTGAATATTTCTAGCCCACTTTATAATCAGCAGAATTTTCAGTTTGCTTCCTATCCTTCGGCGGCAGTTGCTTTTGCCATGAGCTGATACATTTTTGGGTGACACAAGGTTGAATTATAGTCTGTCAAAGCCTACAATTCACATAATACATGAGTTAGCAGAGACAATGGTATAAGAACCTTGATGAGCATCTT comes from the Musa acuminata AAA Group cultivar baxijiao chromosome BXJ2-8, Cavendish_Baxijiao_AAA, whole genome shotgun sequence genome and includes:
- the LOC103993317 gene encoding pentatricopeptide repeat-containing protein At3g48810; protein product: MYLREGRSLLLKVRNPVMPVVLNMDLVPDGKREKVSNVSEVKETDVLKSLHSERNVAVALDYFRSVAVSRGFRHTRLTYQIMIEKLGRESQMDAVQYLLQQMKLQCLPCSEDILVSVISSYARIGSADQALKTFYRIQDLGCRPTVRIYNHLLDSLLKDNRFSMINPIYSNMKKEGIEPNVFTYNILLKALCQNDRVDVAYKLLIEMANKGHSPDSVSYTTIVSSLCKYGKLNEAKELVTCSTPCVPTYNALINGMCEELRMKEALCFVDDMIARGLFPNVITYTTILNAFCKVREMRLSLAILAQMLVKGCAPNILTFTSLIKGFFEEHNISEALDVWDRMIRDRCMPNVVAYNVLVHGLCSTGNLKSALSVFDEMIQNDFPPNIRTYGSLIDGFSKQGDLEGAMSTWNKMMDSGCKPNVLVYTYMVEAFCKNSMFDHAINLIQNMMLEDCPPNTVTYNTLIKHLCDSGRVGWAMSIIDDMKIQRCQPNTRTYNQLLDGLCREGNFKEAFTLVNDMLVNGIELTLVTYNTIIHGITQAGMIEEGLLLTGKMIVQGVQPDSLTINGIIHAFCEEGKVTNAARLLGLMNTENCYRDVFSYTRLISGLCNQQNLEESMVYLLKMLSEGIFPNVATWNVLVRSISMNMDYSSSIQLVKHILN